In one Pasteuria penetrans genomic region, the following are encoded:
- a CDS encoding substrate-binding domain-containing protein: MEKAKKPMTIYSVACEAGVSMATVSRVVNDNPNVKSTTRRKVLEAIRRLDYRPNAVARGLARKKTTLVGMVLPDISQVAYAELARGVEDVAAMYGYGILLSSADTCSEREIHSIGVLRERRVDGVLFLGGSITPAHRSLFSIMDVPVVLMAMYDSMDLLPHVAADGLKISREATEILLEEGHRQVGFLGATAEGIFPQEQGYREALRALGRVPHGMWIRRACGANYAAGYRAMQELLRSCPSLSAAVVANDTLSAGALHAVLDLGRSLPEDFSLIGLGDPLLTHQLRPLLSSVGVSLYDVGAVAMRLLMGYMSKENMGEKSVILPHRVALRGSTRLRTWTPSIYID, translated from the coding sequence ATGGAGAAGGCAAAGAAGCCCATGACCATATATAGTGTAGCTTGTGAAGCAGGTGTCTCTATGGCAACCGTTTCGCGTGTGGTGAATGACAACCCGAATGTGAAATCAACCACGCGCCGTAAGGTCCTGGAAGCCATTCGAAGGCTTGATTATCGTCCCAATGCGGTGGCGAGGGGCTTGGCAAGGAAGAAGACGACCCTTGTAGGTATGGTGTTGCCTGATATCTCCCAGGTTGCTTATGCAGAGTTGGCAAGGGGTGTTGAGGATGTTGCTGCGATGTATGGCTATGGCATCCTATTGAGTAGTGCGGATACTTGTTCGGAACGGGAGATTCATTCCATTGGTGTGTTGCGTGAGCGGCGCGTGGATGGTGTTCTTTTTTTGGGCGGGAGTATTACCCCTGCTCATCGTTCGCTTTTCTCCATTATGGACGTACCTGTGGTCTTGATGGCCATGTATGATAGCATGGATTTGTTACCCCATGTGGCTGCGGACGGATTGAAAATTTCTCGTGAGGCTACTGAGATTCTCTTGGAAGAGGGACATCGTCAGGTAGGATTTCTGGGGGCGACGGCCGAAGGCATTTTCCCGCAAGAACAGGGATATAGGGAGGCTCTGCGCGCTCTTGGCCGGGTTCCGCATGGGATGTGGATACGTAGGGCATGTGGCGCTAATTATGCAGCGGGGTATCGGGCGATGCAAGAGCTCCTACGGTCTTGTCCATCCCTATCGGCGGCCGTGGTTGCCAACGACACATTGTCCGCGGGTGCTTTGCATGCTGTTTTGGATTTAGGGCGCAGTTTGCCCGAGGATTTTTCCCTCATTGGCTTGGGCGACCCTCTCCTTACGCACCAGTTGCGGCCCTTGTTGAGTTCCGTAGGTGTTTCGCTCTATGATGTTGGGGCTGTTGCAATGCGGTTATTGATGGGGTACATGAGCAAGGAGAACATGGGGGAGAAATCTGTTATCCTTCCCCATCGAGTTGCTTTGCGTGGTTCAACGCGCTTACGTACATGGACGCCTTCGATTTATATTGACTGA
- a CDS encoding pantoate--beta-alanine ligase: protein MEICTSIDSLQAAQRNWVERAGGSIRAGFIPTIGKLHVGYRSVVEQARRENECVVLSVFASPDRFGSMEEYRRHSYDIEKDQGEALRVGVDIFFAPAVEELYTNSHSTRVMVDPVAEDGRDDFRGRFDGVATEVLKLCQLVRPHTLYWECDDSQQMEVIRQMVEDLYLPIRLVGVPAVCGMDL, encoded by the coding sequence ATGGAGATATGTACCTCAATTGATAGTTTGCAGGCGGCCCAGCGGAACTGGGTTGAGAGAGCAGGAGGATCCATACGGGCGGGGTTTATACCTACCATAGGTAAATTGCATGTGGGGTACCGATCGGTGGTGGAACAGGCGCGGCGGGAAAATGAATGTGTGGTTTTGTCTGTTTTCGCTAGTCCAGATCGCTTTGGATCGATGGAGGAGTATCGGCGTCATTCCTATGATATAGAAAAGGATCAGGGGGAGGCCCTGAGGGTGGGTGTGGACATTTTTTTTGCCCCTGCAGTGGAGGAGCTGTATACGAATTCCCATTCCACACGTGTGATGGTGGATCCTGTGGCAGAGGATGGGCGTGATGACTTCAGGGGGCGTTTTGATGGGGTGGCGACAGAGGTTTTGAAATTGTGTCAGCTGGTTCGACCTCATACCCTCTACTGGGAGTGTGATGATTCGCAACAGATGGAGGTCATCCGACAGATGGTGGAGGATCTATATTTACCCATTCGTTTGGTAGGGGTTCCGGCGGTATGTGGGATGGATCTGTAA
- a CDS encoding pantoate--beta-alanine ligase, whose product MVIPRNSDQQDDFWGELPMRTCTTVATLRSIRRSWVDEAGGPIRVGFVPTMGGLHSGHQRMLEQARHENDRVVLSVFVNPMQFVSDEDYEHYPKDWAGDQGKAREAGADLLFAPTVGEFYPISLYSTCVGVDRVVHSTQSTYFGEYPWFVNGVATAIFKFCQLVQPYSIYLERRDVRQLATVERMFRDLHMPIRVVKTPVMREHDGLACGSRNCELTAKERQRASVFYGVLLGLIGNLLGSSSSHFRDMDPQQAVETMERDCQSALEQRSFVVKCVALRTYPELEVPHDLSVRPLVFFATVSLGSTYLMDSIWITEGGLDTGEIL is encoded by the coding sequence TTGGTTATCCCTCGTAATTCGGACCAACAGGACGATTTTTGGGGAGAGTTACCTATGAGGACATGTACAACGGTTGCCACCCTACGGTCCATCCGACGGTCCTGGGTTGATGAGGCGGGAGGCCCTATACGTGTGGGTTTTGTGCCTACCATGGGCGGATTGCATTCCGGGCATCAGCGTATGTTGGAGCAGGCACGTCATGAAAATGATCGTGTGGTTCTGTCTGTGTTTGTCAATCCCATGCAATTTGTATCGGACGAAGATTATGAGCATTACCCGAAGGACTGGGCGGGGGATCAAGGAAAGGCCCGTGAGGCGGGTGCAGACCTCCTTTTTGCTCCAACAGTGGGGGAGTTTTATCCGATTTCGTTGTATTCCACTTGTGTGGGTGTGGACCGGGTTGTCCATTCTACGCAGAGCACCTATTTTGGAGAGTATCCCTGGTTTGTCAATGGAGTGGCAACAGCTATTTTTAAATTTTGTCAACTTGTACAGCCCTATTCTATTTACTTAGAGCGTAGGGACGTGCGGCAGTTAGCTACCGTAGAACGGATGTTCAGAGATTTGCATATGCCCATACGCGTGGTGAAGACCCCGGTGATGCGTGAGCACGATGGTTTAGCTTGCGGTTCCCGGAATTGTGAGCTCACGGCGAAGGAGAGGCAAAGGGCGTCTGTTTTTTACGGGGTTTTATTGGGCCTTATAGGCAATCTGTTGGGTAGTTCATCCTCTCATTTTCGTGATATGGATCCTCAACAGGCTGTGGAAACTATGGAACGGGACTGCCAATCTGCATTGGAACAAAGATCGTTTGTCGTGAAGTGTGTTGCTTTGCGTACCTACCCGGAGTTAGAGGTGCCCCATGATTTGTCCGTTCGTCCCCTAGTATTTTTTGCGACGGTTTCTCTCGGATCAACCTATTTGATGGACAGTATTTGGATCACAGAGGGGGGTCTGGACACTGGGGAAATATTGTAA
- a CDS encoding transglycosylase domain-containing protein: MTRDIHNKTKKKERIPSRYGRWLRWITYMIIPLFIMVMGGVGTVIGAIVAITSQNNAWSREDFDQRFSNWSQTSYAFFRSKNQREPEKIDVLVNPDHREMLWEINDMSPYVHSAILSTEDRDFYIHSGFVLSSITRATYQYLNSLLTNLLHLPFSLPGMKNNISGGSTVTQQIIKNTILENRKKTINRKATEILTAARLERYFTKKEIMLLYCNSIYLGKNLNKKHIYGFAAGAKDIFGIPVDQLPLAPAAYLVGMVQSPNRYNPLNDSENLSVGHLSAGLGRMRHVLEAMLDNHTITKQQYQEALNFDIGNLVAQKQPDPPASPHYPFIIEAVQNEAIRILNSLPSTKNLNRKNLHQKITQGGYRIYTTLDKDLHNSLNEAAQNFPAATTKFKNRTLKEKLGSTLIDNKTGSILAFATSNEYSGNDLQNYALYVPRQPGSSMKVPLAYGPAIDLHMISIDSIIDDTPLQKTDSSNNNFYRNYDDRFEGPIPIIQALRESRNIPAVRVFKMVGKKKANEYLKKMNMSLAPRDGEASVLGGLTHGFTVSEMTGAYATIANHGTFQRPHLIHSIVNLHGQEIFNFKKDVPTVPVFSPLTARQLIQMMLSVVNEEGGTGLRTIGIPLGEFHIAGKTGTTNSETNLWFIGCTPEITLGVWSGYPLNVTSAGHTRAMQAFVQLFQTIQSQDPTLSPSGNRWPEWMEQNDEMSPFEPP, encoded by the coding sequence ATGACCAGAGATATACACAACAAAACCAAAAAAAAGGAAAGGATCCCCTCTCGTTACGGGCGCTGGCTGCGTTGGATCACTTATATGATCATCCCCCTCTTTATTATGGTCATGGGGGGAGTAGGAACCGTCATCGGAGCTATAGTAGCCATTACCTCCCAAAACAACGCCTGGAGTCGTGAGGACTTCGATCAACGGTTTTCCAATTGGTCACAAACAAGCTACGCCTTCTTCCGTTCAAAAAATCAACGGGAACCTGAGAAGATCGATGTCCTGGTCAACCCCGATCATAGGGAAATGCTCTGGGAAATCAACGATATGTCCCCCTACGTTCACTCTGCAATCCTATCCACAGAGGATCGGGATTTTTATATCCACAGCGGCTTTGTCCTCAGTTCCATCACTCGGGCCACCTATCAGTATCTGAATTCCCTCCTAACCAATCTCCTACATCTCCCCTTCTCCCTCCCGGGAATGAAAAACAATATATCCGGCGGAAGTACTGTAACCCAACAGATAATCAAAAATACAATCCTGGAAAACAGGAAAAAAACGATCAACCGCAAAGCAACAGAAATTCTGACAGCAGCACGTTTGGAGAGATACTTTACGAAAAAGGAGATTATGCTACTCTACTGCAATAGTATTTATTTGGGCAAAAATCTCAACAAAAAACACATTTATGGGTTTGCAGCAGGGGCCAAGGATATCTTCGGTATCCCCGTAGACCAACTCCCACTGGCTCCTGCCGCCTATCTTGTCGGTATGGTTCAAAGCCCCAACCGGTATAACCCCCTAAATGACTCAGAAAATTTATCGGTAGGGCATTTGTCGGCAGGACTAGGAAGAATGCGTCACGTCCTAGAGGCTATGCTCGATAATCACACCATCACAAAGCAACAATACCAGGAAGCACTGAACTTCGATATCGGGAACCTCGTTGCTCAAAAACAACCAGACCCCCCTGCCTCACCCCACTACCCTTTCATCATCGAGGCAGTACAAAATGAGGCAATTCGCATCCTCAACAGCTTACCGTCTACCAAAAACCTAAACCGTAAAAATCTCCACCAAAAGATCACGCAGGGTGGTTACCGAATCTACACAACCCTGGATAAGGATCTTCATAATAGTCTCAACGAAGCAGCACAAAATTTCCCCGCTGCGACAACAAAATTCAAAAACCGTACCTTAAAGGAAAAACTTGGTAGTACACTCATTGATAATAAAACGGGAAGTATTCTTGCATTTGCCACCAGCAACGAATACAGTGGAAATGACCTGCAGAACTATGCACTATACGTACCTAGACAACCAGGCTCCTCCATGAAGGTGCCCCTCGCTTACGGACCAGCCATTGATCTACACATGATCTCCATCGACTCCATTATCGATGATACCCCACTCCAAAAAACAGACTCGTCCAACAACAATTTCTATAGGAACTATGACGACAGGTTTGAGGGACCCATTCCCATCATCCAAGCCCTACGCGAATCAAGGAATATTCCAGCCGTCCGTGTGTTCAAAATGGTAGGAAAAAAGAAAGCAAACGAATACCTAAAGAAAATGAACATGAGCCTTGCTCCCCGGGACGGTGAGGCCTCTGTTCTGGGAGGACTGACCCACGGCTTCACCGTCAGTGAAATGACAGGTGCCTATGCAACTATAGCCAACCATGGAACATTTCAACGGCCCCATCTCATCCATAGCATTGTGAACCTTCACGGTCAGGAGATTTTCAACTTTAAGAAGGATGTTCCCACCGTACCCGTTTTCTCCCCTTTAACAGCCCGACAACTCATTCAAATGATGCTATCCGTAGTAAACGAAGAAGGAGGTACAGGACTCCGAACCATTGGCATACCCCTAGGGGAATTCCACATCGCGGGCAAAACGGGTACCACTAATTCAGAAACCAATCTATGGTTCATTGGTTGTACACCCGAAATCACGTTAGGGGTCTGGAGCGGTTATCCTCTTAATGTGACCTCTGCCGGACATACGCGAGCCATGCAAGCCTTTGTACAGCTTTTTCAAACCATCCAATCCCAGGATCCCACCCTTTCGCCTTCCGGGAATCGATGGCCGGAATGGATGGAACAGAATGATGAAATGTCCCCCTTTGAACCCCCCTGA
- the tatA gene encoding twin-arginine translocase TatA/TatE family subunit gives MSIQPLEALIIIAVALVFFGTKKLPMFGAALGKTIREFKRAARGFIDDEEAPPSQPSPPEAKAIHPQSTSSLPDREKVSPTQQNTT, from the coding sequence ATGTCCATCCAGCCACTGGAAGCCCTTATCATTATCGCAGTGGCACTTGTATTCTTTGGTACCAAGAAGTTACCCATGTTTGGGGCAGCCCTCGGAAAAACGATCCGCGAATTCAAACGAGCCGCACGGGGATTCATCGACGATGAGGAAGCGCCTCCATCACAACCATCCCCACCAGAGGCGAAGGCTATCCACCCACAGTCCACCTCTTCCTTGCCGGACAGGGAGAAGGTTTCCCCCACACAGCAAAACACAACCTGA
- a CDS encoding DedA family protein, which translates to MSNGTNVLVEWIQNLWDLLRDMGYYGIALGLMVEVIPSEIVLAYGGYLIWHGEINFWGAFLAGTVGGVLAQVFLYGLGYLGGRPLLEKYGRFLLILPKHLDAASQWFTSYGTMAVFAARFIPVVRHAISIPAGIARMPLPRFVILTTLAVIPWTLVFLYLGYKLGENWTQIRALIRPYLPYIIVLTLILSTLWWIGRKRTKM; encoded by the coding sequence ATGAGCAATGGCACAAACGTTCTTGTGGAATGGATTCAGAACCTGTGGGACTTGCTCCGTGATATGGGCTACTACGGCATAGCATTAGGGCTTATGGTCGAAGTAATACCCAGCGAGATTGTGCTCGCTTATGGTGGTTATCTCATTTGGCACGGAGAAATCAATTTCTGGGGTGCCTTCCTGGCGGGTACAGTAGGAGGGGTACTAGCGCAAGTTTTTCTATACGGGCTGGGATATCTAGGGGGAAGACCCCTTCTAGAAAAATACGGACGTTTTTTATTGATCCTACCTAAACATCTCGACGCTGCCAGCCAATGGTTCACCAGCTATGGAACCATGGCTGTATTTGCCGCCCGCTTTATCCCTGTGGTCCGACACGCTATTTCTATACCCGCTGGCATTGCCCGCATGCCCCTACCACGGTTTGTGATTCTCACCACATTGGCCGTCATTCCCTGGACCCTTGTCTTCTTGTACCTAGGATACAAACTAGGGGAAAATTGGACCCAAATCAGGGCCCTCATTCGCCCCTACCTCCCCTATATCATTGTCCTCACCCTCATCCTATCTACCCTCTGGTGGATAGGGAGAAAAAGAACCAAAATGTGA
- the pruA gene encoding L-glutamate gamma-semialdehyde dehydrogenase: MMPFRNEPFSPYNGSAIDRVRKILNREYDLILAERKVTTSQKITSYSPSHPEIIIGTVGAGDEGITEQAIQTAATSFNEWKRVSASARANILLRAASLLRRRRDEFSAWMVWEAGKTWTEADGDTAEAIDFLEFYARSMLELSQPHPLTPHPGERNELYYIPLGVGAIITPWNFPLAIMAGMTASAIVAGNTVVLKPASPTVVLTMQFLQLLQEAGLPAGVVNCVPGDGPVVGEYLVKHPDIRFISFTGSRDVGIRIQQLAAHTAPGQRWLKRVVSEMGGKDAIVVDKKADLDLAIHSIVGSAFHFAGQKCSACSRAIVHADVYDTVLQGVVEQTKKLKVGPSEDPTVHVGPVITPLAKEKILAYMEIGKKEGVLQIGGHAIEGGGNFLQPTVFSDVDPTARIAQEEIFGPVVAFHRASSFDHALTIANDTEYGLTGAVISNDRTHLEEAREVFHVGNLYFNRRCTGALVGVHPFGGFNMSGTDSKAGGKDYLLHFTQAKLVSEAF, encoded by the coding sequence ATGATGCCATTTAGAAATGAACCGTTCTCTCCCTACAACGGATCTGCCATCGACAGGGTAAGAAAAATCCTCAACAGGGAATATGACCTTATCCTTGCGGAAAGAAAGGTAACCACATCGCAAAAGATCACTTCCTATAGCCCCTCCCACCCAGAAATTATCATCGGCACAGTGGGCGCCGGTGATGAGGGGATAACTGAACAGGCCATCCAAACGGCCGCAACCTCCTTCAATGAGTGGAAACGTGTATCTGCTTCTGCCCGCGCTAATATTCTACTCCGTGCTGCCTCACTGCTTCGTAGGCGGCGCGACGAATTCTCCGCATGGATGGTTTGGGAAGCAGGAAAGACATGGACAGAGGCCGATGGTGATACTGCAGAAGCCATCGATTTCCTAGAATTCTACGCACGATCCATGCTGGAATTATCCCAACCCCATCCCCTTACCCCCCATCCGGGTGAGAGAAACGAACTCTACTACATCCCACTAGGTGTTGGGGCTATCATTACACCATGGAACTTCCCCCTGGCCATCATGGCCGGTATGACAGCATCCGCTATTGTTGCAGGTAATACAGTAGTATTGAAACCCGCCTCACCCACCGTCGTCCTAACCATGCAATTCCTTCAACTCCTTCAGGAGGCAGGACTTCCCGCCGGCGTCGTAAACTGCGTACCAGGGGACGGCCCTGTGGTAGGTGAGTATCTGGTGAAACACCCTGACATACGCTTCATATCCTTTACCGGATCCCGCGATGTCGGAATACGCATCCAACAATTGGCTGCACATACTGCACCAGGACAACGGTGGTTGAAACGGGTCGTTTCTGAAATGGGGGGTAAGGATGCCATTGTAGTGGACAAAAAGGCAGATCTGGACCTGGCTATTCACTCCATCGTTGGTTCGGCCTTCCACTTTGCTGGCCAGAAATGTTCTGCCTGCTCACGTGCTATCGTCCATGCTGACGTTTATGATACAGTTCTACAAGGTGTCGTGGAACAAACAAAGAAACTGAAGGTAGGACCATCCGAAGATCCAACCGTGCATGTAGGCCCTGTGATCACCCCCCTGGCAAAAGAAAAAATCTTAGCCTACATGGAAATTGGCAAAAAAGAAGGTGTTCTCCAAATCGGAGGCCATGCCATAGAAGGGGGAGGTAACTTCCTACAACCCACCGTTTTCAGCGATGTAGATCCCACTGCACGCATCGCACAAGAGGAAATCTTTGGTCCCGTAGTTGCCTTCCATCGTGCTTCCTCCTTCGATCATGCGCTCACAATCGCCAATGATACCGAATATGGCCTCACAGGCGCTGTGATCAGTAACGACCGTACCCATCTCGAAGAAGCACGTGAAGTGTTCCACGTAGGTAATCTCTATTTCAATCGCCGATGCACAGGTGCACTCGTCGGTGTCCACCCCTTTGGTGGATTCAATATGTCAGGAACGGACTCAAAGGCAGGAGGAAAAGATTATCTCCTACATTTCACGCAAGCAAAACTCGTATCGGAGGCTTTCTGA
- a CDS encoding proline dehydrogenase family protein, translating into MIMSWLHRAVVGVAQQPWLSSLVSRHGMKLGAARFVAGVNLAEVMEVVKGINADGRRVTLDHLGEGVTNEGMAQKMADALVTSLDAIAEQRIVSRVNVSIKLTQLGLDLGESIIWRHMERIVRYAKQLGIFVRIDMENFSRLPQTLQITERLADCFGSSQVGTVVQSCLRDAGGYARALIQKGIRARIVKGAYMESPRVAFPRKSDVDTNFEHIAHLYLRSGVHVALATHDEALVQRLRIWIQQQNIPKEMYEFQMLYGIATQLQKRLVREGYTVRVYVPYGVDWYSYLMRRIAERPANAWFVLHNLFRK; encoded by the coding sequence ATGATTATGTCGTGGTTACATAGGGCCGTCGTTGGCGTAGCACAACAGCCCTGGCTATCCTCTCTTGTCAGTCGCCATGGGATGAAACTTGGTGCTGCTCGTTTCGTTGCAGGGGTGAACTTGGCGGAGGTTATGGAGGTTGTAAAGGGGATCAATGCGGATGGCAGACGAGTTACACTGGATCATCTCGGTGAGGGTGTAACGAATGAGGGTATGGCCCAGAAGATGGCGGATGCGCTTGTAACATCGTTGGATGCGATTGCGGAACAACGGATAGTATCGCGTGTCAATGTGTCCATTAAGTTGACACAGTTGGGCCTGGATCTGGGGGAGTCTATCATCTGGCGTCATATGGAAAGAATTGTTAGATATGCAAAGCAATTGGGCATTTTTGTTCGAATTGACATGGAGAATTTTTCACGTTTGCCACAGACATTACAAATTACGGAGAGGTTGGCAGATTGTTTTGGTTCATCCCAGGTAGGTACGGTGGTGCAATCGTGTCTTCGTGATGCAGGGGGTTATGCTCGGGCTTTGATACAGAAGGGTATTAGGGCCCGTATTGTAAAAGGAGCTTATATGGAATCCCCCCGTGTAGCTTTCCCCCGGAAGTCCGATGTGGATACCAATTTTGAGCATATTGCCCATCTTTATTTGCGTTCTGGTGTGCATGTTGCCTTAGCGACACACGATGAGGCGTTGGTTCAACGCTTGCGAATTTGGATACAACAACAGAATATCCCTAAGGAAATGTATGAATTCCAAATGCTTTATGGCATTGCCACCCAGTTACAAAAACGTTTGGTTCGGGAGGGTTATACCGTTCGTGTTTATGTTCCGTATGGAGTGGATTGGTATTCCTATCTCATGCGTCGCATTGCAGAGCGACCAGCCAATGCCTGGTTCGTACTGCACAACTTATTTCGAAAATGA